A stretch of the Equus quagga isolate Etosha38 chromosome 9, UCLA_HA_Equagga_1.0, whole genome shotgun sequence genome encodes the following:
- the PLVAP gene encoding plasmalemma vesicle-associated protein: MGLAMERGGPYARAGGGPRGCWYYLRYFFLFVSLIQSLIILGLVLFMVYGNVHVGTESNLQATERRAGSLYSQVLGLTATQANLSKELNITAGARDTLMQRLMTSRRDLDRINASFRQCQAELMIYVTNQRYMAAIILSEKQCGEQLKETNKSCDALALTLNQKIKTLEVELAKEKVVCTKEKEELVRSKQAVEEQLAECGKAREQQQQERQLAEEQLLMVQAHCLPLDKDKLETELRTLWKDSIIPRTLDMGYSLYHPISPELASIRRTCDHLPTIMSTKAEELARSLRAGINSVARENSDLKRQKLEAERGLRASQEAKGKAEKEAQAREAKLQAECTRQTQLVLEEKAALRKERDNLAKLLEEKKREAEQLKMQLAVSSSALDTCIKAKSQPMPAPRPVGPAPNPQPIDPAVLEEFKRRILESQRPSLGSAATSG, encoded by the exons ATGGGGCTGGCCATGGAGCGCGGGGGACCGTATGCGCGGGCGGGGGGCGGCCCGAGGGGCTGCTGGTACTACCTTCGCTACTTCTTTCTCTTCGTCTCGCTCATCCAGTCCCTCATCATCCTGGGCCTCGTCCTCTTCATGGTCTATGGCAACGTGCACGTGGGCACCGAGTCCAACCTGCAGGCCACCGAGCGCCGGGCCGGGAGCCTGTACAGCCAGGTGCTGGGGCTGACCGCCACCCAGGCCAACCTGTCGAAGGAGCTCAACATCACCGCCGGCGCCAGGGACACCCTCATGCAGAGGCTGATGACGAGCCGCCGTGACCTGGACCGAATCAACGCCAGCTTCCGCCAGTGCCAGGCCGAGCTG ATGATCTACGTGACCAACCAGCGGTACATGGCTGCCATCATCTTGAGCGAGAAGCAGTGCGGAGAACAACTCAAGGAAACTAACAAGAGCTGTGACG CCTTGGCTCTCACGCTGAACCAGAAGATCAAGACGCTGGAGGTGGAGCTGGCAAAGGAGAAGGTGGTATGCaccaaggagaaggaggagttaGTGCGGAGCAAGCAAGCTGTGGAGGAGCAGCTGGCCGAGTGCGGCAAGGCccgggagcagcagcagcaggagcgaCAGCTGGCCGAGGAGCAGCTGCTGATGGTGCAGGCCCACTGCCTCCCGCTGGACAAGGACAAGCTGGAGACGGAACTGCGCACCCTCTGGAAAGACTCCATCATCCCGCGCACCCTCGACATGGGCTACAGCCTGTACCATCCCATCAGCCCGGAACTGGCGTCCATCCGGAGGACCTGCGACCACTTGCCCACCATCATGAGCACCAAGGCGGAGGAGCTGGCCCGGAGCCTGCGGGCTGGCATCAACAGCGTGGCCCGCGAGAACTCGGACCTCAAGCGCCAGAAGCTGGAGGCTGAGCGGGGCCTGCGGGCCAGTCAGGAGGCCaaggggaaggcagagaaggaggctcAGGCCCGGGAGGCCAAGCTCCAGGCCGAATGCACCCGGCAGACCCAGCTGGTGCTGGAGGAGAAGGCGGCGCTGCGGAAGGAGCGAGACAACCTGGCCAAGTTGCTGGAGGAGAAGAAACGGGAGGCGGAGCAGCTGAAGATGCAGCTGGCCGTCAGCAGCTCAGCCTTGGACACCTGCATCAAGGCCAAG TCGCAGCCGATGCCTGCGCCGAGACCTGTGGGTCCTGCTCCCAACCCCCAGCCCATCG ACCCAGCTGTCCTGGAGGAGTTCAAGAGGAGGATCCTGGAGTCCCAGCGGCCCTCTCTGGGCAGCGCTGCAACCAG TGGCTGA
- the CCDC194 gene encoding coiled-coil domain-containing protein 194, which produces MAEPGPEPGRAWRLLALCGAAVFLAAAAAGSALLAWNLAASASRGPRCPEPGANATAPPGAPAPEVEELRRRLAEAAQREEALARQLDQAEGGRRELEEALRACEGRQSLLQTQLMTLKTEMDEAKAQGTQMGVENGELTEALLRWEAAATESARQLDEAQRRARAAEAEGEACAAREAALRERVKALEAKMGPQRRVLHPRPRSGSRPRPSPRSRSRPGPSGGCRRPARRARG; this is translated from the exons ATGGCCGAGCCGGGGCCAGAGCCGGGGCGCGCGTGGCGGCTGCTCGCCCTGTGCGGGGCCGCCGTGTtcctggcggcggcggcggcaggctCGGCCCTGCTGGCCTGGAATCTGGCAGCCTCGGCCTCCCGGGGGCCTCGCTGCCCGGAGCCGGGGGCCAACGCCACGGCGCCGCCCGGGGCCCCGGCGCCCGAGGTCGAGGAGCTGCGGCGGCGGCTGGCGGAGGCTGCGCAGCGCGAGGAGGCCCTGGCCAGGCAGCTGGACCAGGCCGAGGGCGGCCGTCGGGAGCTGGAGGAGGCGCTGAGGGCCTGTGAGGGCCGCCAG AGCCTGCTTCAGACGCAACTGATGACACTGAAGACTGAGATGGACGAGGCCAAGGCACAGGGGACCCAGATGGGGGTCGAGAACGGGGAGCTGACAG AAGCCCTGCTGCGCTGGGAGGCGGCGGCCACGGAGTCTGCGCGGCAGCTGGACGAGGCGCAGCGGCGCGCGCGCGCGGCCGAGGCCGAGGGCGAAGCCTGCGCAGCTCGGGAGGCAGCGCTGCGCGAGCGTGT TAAAGCCCTGGAAGCTAAGATGGGCCCCCAGCGCAGAGTGCTGCACCCCCGGCCCCGCTCGGGGTCCCGACCCCGACCCAGTCCCCGCTCGCGCTCTCGCCCTGGACCCTCGGGGGGCTGCCGGCGGCCGGCGCGCCGCGCGCGAGGGTGA
- the BST2 gene encoding bone marrow stromal antigen 2 codes for MGDHRLLKWLLLVVVVVVVVAFLLVTTIIFAVQANSKACKDGLRAEQECRNGTHFLEHQLRRAQEVLQGTETQAAICNQTVVTLRASLEMAKADSREQLARVQELEGETAALKQQLQNALAEVERLRQRNDGASGGNNDPASSANALSPLVAAVFLPLGLWDLQA; via the exons ATGGGGGACCACAGGCTGCTGAAATGGCTGctcctggtggtggtggtggtggtggtggtggcgttTCTGCTTGTGACCACGATCATCTTCGCTGTCCAGGCCAACAGCAAGGCCTGCAAGGATGGCCTCCGAGCAGAGCAGGAGTGTCGCAATGGCACCCACTTTCTGGAGCACCAGCTAAGGCGGGCCCAGGAAGTCTTACAGGGGACTGAGACCCAGGCTGCCATCTGCAATCAGACTGTG GTGACCCTGAGGGCTTCCCTGGAGATGGCGAAGGCTGACAGCCGGGAGCAGCTGGCCCGAGTGCAGGAGCTTGAGG GAGAGACGGCGGCTTTGAAGCAGCAGTTGCAGAACGCTCTGGCGGAGGTGGAACGACTACG ACAAAGGAATGATGGGGCCTCAGGTGGGAACAACGACCCTGCCAGCTCGGCGAACGCCCTCAGCCCCTTGGTGGCCGCTGTGTTCCTGCCCCTGGGCCTCTGGGATCTGCAGGCCTGA